A portion of the Pseudomonas protegens CHA0 genome contains these proteins:
- a CDS encoding cation:proton antiporter: MLELVAAFICLTTLLTYVNFRFIGLPPTIGVMVTALLFSLLLQGLSYLGYPGLEEHVEELIGKIDFGDLLMNWMLSFLLFAGALHVNLNDLRSYRWPIGLLATVGVLIATFVIGSLAYWIFGLFGWHVSFLYCLLFGALISPTDPIAVLGVLRTANASKPLKTTIVGESLFNDGTAVVVFTVLLGIAQLGETPTVAATAWLFVHEAIGGVLFGGLIGYLVYLMIKSIEQHQIEVMLTLALVIGGSAMASELHVSAPIAMVVAGLIIGNLGRNLAMNDMTRRYLDGFWELLDDMLNALLFALIGLELLLLPFNWLHLAAASLLAVAIVLSRVLTVAPAILLLRRWRSVPRGTIRVLTWGGLRGGVSVALALALPLGPERDLVLSITYIVVLSSILLQGLTIGKLVRHVTQDAPAAKAEAH; encoded by the coding sequence ATGCTTGAACTTGTCGCTGCCTTTATCTGCCTGACGACGCTGCTCACCTACGTCAACTTCCGCTTTATCGGCTTGCCACCGACCATCGGCGTGATGGTCACCGCCCTGCTGTTCTCGCTGCTGCTGCAAGGCCTGAGCTACCTGGGCTACCCCGGCCTGGAAGAACATGTGGAAGAATTGATTGGCAAGATCGACTTCGGCGATCTGCTGATGAACTGGATGCTGTCGTTCCTGCTGTTCGCCGGCGCCCTGCACGTCAACCTCAACGACCTGCGCAGCTACCGCTGGCCCATCGGCCTGCTGGCCACGGTCGGCGTGCTGATCGCCACCTTCGTCATCGGCAGCCTGGCCTACTGGATCTTCGGCCTGTTCGGCTGGCACGTGAGCTTTCTCTACTGCCTGCTGTTCGGCGCGCTGATTTCCCCCACCGACCCGATTGCCGTGCTGGGTGTGCTGCGTACCGCCAACGCTTCCAAGCCGCTGAAAACCACCATCGTCGGCGAATCGCTGTTCAACGACGGCACCGCGGTAGTGGTGTTCACCGTGCTGCTGGGCATCGCTCAACTGGGGGAAACCCCGACCGTGGCTGCCACGGCCTGGCTGTTCGTGCATGAGGCCATTGGCGGCGTACTGTTCGGCGGGCTGATCGGCTACCTGGTGTATCTGATGATCAAGAGCATCGAGCAGCACCAGATCGAAGTGATGCTGACCCTGGCCCTAGTCATCGGTGGTTCGGCGATGGCCAGCGAGCTGCATGTCTCGGCGCCGATTGCCATGGTGGTGGCCGGCCTGATCATCGGCAACCTGGGACGCAACCTGGCGATGAACGACATGACCCGGCGCTACCTGGACGGTTTCTGGGAGTTGCTCGACGACATGCTCAATGCCCTGCTGTTCGCCCTGATCGGCCTGGAGCTGTTGCTGCTGCCATTCAACTGGCTGCACCTGGCGGCTGCCAGCCTGCTGGCCGTGGCCATCGTGCTCTCTCGCGTGCTCACCGTGGCTCCGGCAATCCTCCTGTTGCGGCGCTGGCGCAGCGTGCCCCGGGGCACTATCCGCGTGCTGACCTGGGGCGGCTTGCGCGGTGGCGTCTCGGTGGCGCTGGCGCTGGCCCTGCCCCTGGGGCCGGAGCGTGACCTGGTGCTGAGCATCACCTACATCGTGGTGTTGTCGTCGATCCTGCTGCAGGGTCTGACCATCGGCAAACTGGTGCGCCATGTCACCCAGGATGCCCCGGCGGCCAAGGCCGAGGCCCACTGA
- a CDS encoding ArsR/SmtB family transcription factor — protein sequence MNLPAPAISHDNCDELAALCKAGGDPLRLNVLRALSNDSFGVLELAQIFAIGQSGMSHHLKVLAQASLVATRREGNAIFYRRALPHTGLLGGKLHAALLEEVDQLNLPGEVQARISLVHRQRAAASQDFFSRVAEKFRAQQDLIAGLPQYRDSVLALLDKLSFDPVATAIEVGPGDGGFLPELARRFARVTALDNSPAMLELARQLCERETLANVSLQLADALNGVQLQADCVVLNMVLHHFAAPAEALKQMAQLLQPGGSLLVTDLCSHNQSWAKEACGDLWLGFEQDDLARWATAAGLTPGESLYVGLRNGFQIQVRHFQRPAGDTHHR from the coding sequence ATGAACCTGCCCGCGCCTGCCATCAGCCATGACAATTGCGACGAACTGGCGGCCCTGTGCAAGGCCGGCGGCGACCCCCTGCGGCTGAATGTATTGCGCGCGCTGAGCAACGATTCGTTTGGTGTGCTGGAGCTGGCGCAGATCTTCGCCATCGGCCAGTCGGGCATGAGCCACCACCTGAAGGTCCTGGCCCAGGCCAGCCTGGTGGCGACCCGCCGTGAAGGCAATGCGATTTTCTATCGCCGCGCCCTGCCCCATACCGGGCTCCTGGGCGGCAAACTGCACGCAGCCTTGCTGGAAGAGGTCGACCAGCTGAACCTGCCGGGCGAGGTACAGGCCCGGATCAGCCTGGTGCACCGGCAGCGGGCTGCAGCCAGCCAGGACTTCTTTTCCCGGGTGGCGGAAAAATTCCGCGCCCAGCAGGACCTGATCGCAGGACTGCCCCAGTATCGCGACAGTGTGCTGGCGCTGCTGGACAAACTGAGTTTCGACCCAGTGGCCACGGCCATTGAAGTCGGCCCCGGCGACGGTGGATTTCTCCCCGAGCTGGCCCGACGCTTTGCCCGGGTTACCGCGCTGGACAACAGCCCGGCGATGCTGGAGCTGGCACGCCAGCTGTGCGAACGCGAAACATTGGCTAACGTCAGCCTGCAATTGGCCGATGCACTGAACGGTGTACAGCTGCAGGCCGATTGCGTGGTGCTGAACATGGTCCTGCACCATTTCGCCGCGCCGGCCGAGGCCCTCAAGCAGATGGCCCAATTGCTGCAACCAGGCGGCAGCCTGTTAGTGACAGACTTGTGCAGCCACAACCAGAGTTGGGCCAAAGAGGCTTGCGGCGATCTCTGGCTAGGGTTCGAACAAGATGATTTGGCCCGTTGGGCCACCGCTGCGGGACTGACTCCCGGGGAAAGCCTGTATGTAGGCTTACGTAATGGTTTCCAGATCCAGGTTCGCCATTTTCAGCGACCGGCTGGCGACACTCACCATCGGTAA
- a CDS encoding acyl-CoA thioesterase: MNFHTRKWVKPEDLNPNGTLFGGSLLRWIDEEAAIYAIVQLGNQRVVTKYISEINFVSASRQGDIIELGITATEFGRTSITLTCEVRNKITRKSILTVEKMVFVNLGEDGLPAPHGRTEIKYVKDQFKDDACDA, encoded by the coding sequence ATGAATTTCCACACCCGCAAGTGGGTAAAACCCGAAGACCTCAACCCCAACGGCACGCTGTTCGGCGGCAGCCTGTTGCGCTGGATCGACGAAGAAGCGGCGATCTACGCCATTGTCCAGCTGGGCAACCAGCGAGTCGTGACCAAGTACATCTCGGAAATCAACTTCGTCAGCGCCTCGCGCCAGGGCGACATCATCGAGCTGGGTATCACCGCCACCGAGTTCGGTCGTACCTCGATCACCCTGACGTGCGAAGTGCGCAACAAGATCACTCGCAAATCCATTCTCACGGTGGAGAAGATGGTCTTCGTCAACCTGGGGGAAGACGGCCTGCCGGCGCCTCACGGCCGCACCGAAATCAAATACGTCAAAGACCAGTTCAAGGATGACGCTTGCGACGCCTGA
- a CDS encoding murein transglycosylase A — MNPSPLRWPRHLLWALPALALLAGCNGGDNTKPAPTHALATYNSATWDALPNVADNDLLAGFGSWRSACTRLKADPVWGATCAAAATVPQTPEAIRGFLKEHLQVYGLRSGNGSSTGLITGYYEPVYPGSLTQTQVANVPVYGVPEDMIIVALDSLYPELKGKRLRGRLEGRVLKPYDDAATIESKGTKAPVIAWLTDPMDLQFLQIQGSGRIQLDDGRQLRIGYADQNGHPYRPIGRWLVDQGELKKEDVTMGTIAAWAKAHPARIPELLGSNPSYVFFNRNPDSNEGPRGSLNVPLTSGYSVAVDRKVIPLGSLLWLSTTRPDGSSLVRPVAAQDTGGAITGEVRADLFWGTGDAAGQLAGDMKQQGQIWMLWPKGVALPKVPEVPDAP, encoded by the coding sequence ATGAACCCGAGCCCGCTCCGCTGGCCTCGCCATCTGCTCTGGGCCCTGCCGGCCCTGGCGCTGCTCGCTGGCTGCAACGGCGGCGACAATACCAAGCCAGCCCCCACCCACGCCCTGGCCACCTACAACAGCGCCACCTGGGACGCCCTGCCCAACGTCGCCGACAACGACCTGCTGGCCGGTTTCGGCTCCTGGCGCAGCGCCTGCACCCGCCTCAAGGCCGACCCGGTGTGGGGCGCCACCTGCGCCGCAGCCGCGACGGTGCCGCAAACCCCCGAGGCCATCCGCGGCTTTCTCAAGGAGCACCTGCAGGTCTACGGCCTGCGCTCGGGCAACGGCAGCAGTACCGGCCTGATCACCGGCTACTACGAACCGGTCTATCCCGGCAGCCTGACCCAGACCCAGGTGGCCAATGTGCCGGTATACGGCGTGCCGGAGGACATGATCATCGTCGCCCTGGACAGCCTCTACCCGGAGCTCAAGGGCAAGCGCCTGCGTGGCCGGCTCGAAGGCCGGGTACTCAAGCCCTATGACGATGCGGCGACCATCGAAAGCAAGGGAACCAAGGCCCCGGTGATTGCCTGGCTGACCGACCCCATGGACCTGCAATTCCTGCAGATCCAGGGGTCCGGGCGAATCCAGCTGGATGACGGGCGCCAATTGCGGATCGGCTATGCCGACCAGAACGGCCACCCCTACCGTCCCATCGGCCGCTGGCTGGTGGACCAGGGCGAGCTGAAGAAAGAGGACGTGACCATGGGCACCATTGCCGCCTGGGCCAAGGCCCACCCGGCACGGATTCCCGAGCTGCTGGGCAGCAACCCCAGCTACGTGTTCTTCAACCGCAACCCGGATAGCAATGAAGGCCCGCGGGGCTCGTTGAACGTACCGCTGACGTCAGGCTATAGCGTGGCCGTGGACCGCAAGGTGATCCCCCTGGGCAGCCTGCTGTGGTTGTCCACCACCCGCCCGGATGGCAGCAGCCTGGTACGGCCGGTAGCCGCCCAGGACACGGGCGGCGCAATCACCGGTGAGGTGCGCGCCGATCTGTTCTGGGGCACGGGCGATGCCGCGGGGCAACTGGCCGGAGACATGAAGCAGCAGGGCCAGATCTGGATGCTCTGGCCCAAGGGCGTAGCGCTGCCCAAGGTGCCGGAAGTGCCCGACGCCCCTTGA
- a CDS encoding DUF1090 domain-containing protein — protein sequence MKLFPSLATLTLCSLMSAPLLAAEQAPELTGCAAKRQAIMNQIEQAKAHGNSNQQAGLERALSEVTAHCTDASLKKERENKVLEAKHEVSRRQADLEKAMKKGDSEKINKRKDKLAESRKELQQALDELDK from the coding sequence ATGAAACTTTTTCCATCGCTCGCCACCCTGACCCTCTGCAGCCTGATGAGCGCGCCACTGCTGGCCGCCGAGCAGGCCCCCGAGCTGACCGGCTGCGCCGCCAAGCGCCAGGCCATCATGAACCAGATCGAACAGGCCAAGGCCCACGGCAACAGCAATCAGCAGGCCGGCCTGGAGCGCGCCCTGAGCGAAGTGACCGCCCACTGCACCGACGCCTCGCTGAAGAAAGAGCGGGAAAACAAAGTGCTTGAGGCCAAGCATGAGGTCAGCCGACGCCAGGCCGACCTGGAAAAAGCCATGAAGAAAGGTGACTCGGAGAAGATCAACAAGCGCAAGGACAAGCTTGCCGAGTCGCGCAAGGAACTGCAGCAAGCCCTGGACGAACTGGACAAGTAA
- a CDS encoding EamA family transporter gives MLATSLVLVAALLHAAWNTLIKFSGERLLVVACMDTVALLFVAIMLFFLESPPLEIWPWIIASAAFELLYRYLLIQAYRVGDLGLVYPLMRGLSPLVVLALTLVFAGEALSTQQVLGILLIPFGMLCLLWQGGGGARLPWSMLPVVALIGLCIGCYTYIDGQALRRWSHPLDYLTWVTLLSAWPFPLVAVVWKRPAFALFWREQWRLGLSVGFCVLFSYALVLWAMQLGSIAEAAALREISVILVVLFGMRYLKEPFGRPRLLACGLVLIGMLVMKF, from the coding sequence GTGCTGGCGACAAGTCTGGTTTTGGTGGCGGCGTTGTTGCACGCAGCCTGGAACACCCTGATCAAGTTCAGTGGCGAGCGCTTGCTGGTGGTGGCCTGCATGGACACCGTGGCCCTGCTGTTCGTGGCCATCATGCTGTTTTTTCTCGAATCCCCACCACTGGAGATCTGGCCCTGGATCATCGCCTCGGCGGCATTCGAGCTCTTGTATCGATATCTGCTGATCCAGGCCTATCGCGTGGGGGATCTCGGGCTGGTGTACCCGTTGATGCGCGGACTTTCGCCATTGGTGGTGCTGGCGTTGACCCTGGTCTTCGCCGGCGAGGCGCTGAGCACTCAGCAGGTCCTAGGCATTCTGCTGATTCCCTTCGGCATGCTCTGCCTGCTCTGGCAGGGCGGCGGCGGGGCACGGTTGCCCTGGTCGATGCTGCCGGTGGTGGCGCTGATCGGCCTGTGCATCGGTTGCTACACCTATATTGACGGCCAGGCGCTGCGCCGCTGGTCGCACCCGCTGGATTATCTGACCTGGGTCACGCTGCTCAGCGCCTGGCCCTTTCCGCTGGTGGCGGTGGTCTGGAAGCGCCCGGCCTTTGCCCTGTTCTGGCGCGAGCAGTGGCGCCTGGGGCTGAGCGTCGGGTTTTGCGTGTTGTTCAGCTACGCTCTGGTGCTTTGGGCCATGCAACTGGGATCGATCGCCGAAGCGGCTGCGTTGCGTGAAATCAGTGTGATCCTGGTGGTGCTGTTCGGCATGCGCTACCTGAAAGAACCTTTCGGCCGGCCACGGCTCTTAGCCTGTGGACTGGTGCTGATTGGCATGTTGGTGATGAAGTTCTGA
- a CDS encoding MAPEG family protein — MTVAFWCVLIAIILPYLCTAIAKGAGKYGLRYNHDPRAFLSTLEGLPKRAHNAQLNGFEVTPAFAAAVIIAHVAGNAELVTINVLAVLFITSRLLYMICYLADWAILRSLVWFVGMGLIASFFFVSV, encoded by the coding sequence ATGACTGTCGCTTTCTGGTGTGTGTTGATTGCAATCATCCTGCCCTATCTCTGTACTGCCATCGCCAAGGGCGCCGGCAAATACGGGCTTCGCTACAACCATGACCCACGGGCGTTCCTGAGTACTCTGGAGGGTTTGCCCAAGCGTGCCCACAACGCGCAGCTCAACGGTTTCGAGGTGACCCCGGCATTCGCTGCGGCGGTGATCATCGCCCATGTAGCAGGTAACGCCGAGCTGGTGACGATCAACGTGCTGGCGGTGCTGTTTATCACCAGCCGCCTGCTGTACATGATCTGCTACCTGGCGGACTGGGCGATCCTGCGGTCCCTGGTGTGGTTCGTGGGCATGGGCCTGATCGCCAGTTTCTTCTTCGTTTCAGTCTGA
- the metK gene encoding methionine adenosyltransferase: MSEYSLFTSESVSEGHPDKIADQISDAVLDAIIAQDKHARVAVETLVKTGVAIVAGEVTTSAWVDLEQIVRDVICDIGYTSSDVGFDGATCGVMNIIGKQSPDINQGVDRAKPEDQGAGDQGLMFGYASNETEVLMPAPITFSHQLVQRQAEARKSGLLPWLRPDAKSQVTCRYEGGKVVGIDAVVLSTQHNPEVSYNDLREGVMELIVKHVLPAELLSKDTQFHINPTGQFIIGGPVGDCGLTGRKIIVDSYGGMARHGGGAFSGKDPSKVDRSAAYAGRYVAKNIVAAGLAERCEIQVSYAIGVAQPTSISLNTFGTGKISDDKIIKLVREVFDLRPYAITTMLDLLHPMYQETAAYGHFGRAPQTKTVGDDTFTTFTWEKTDRADTLRAAAGL, translated from the coding sequence ATGAGCGAATACTCCCTTTTCACCTCCGAGTCCGTGTCTGAAGGGCATCCGGATAAAATCGCTGACCAGATTTCCGATGCGGTGCTGGACGCCATCATTGCCCAGGACAAGCACGCCCGCGTAGCGGTCGAGACCCTGGTCAAGACTGGCGTGGCCATTGTTGCCGGCGAAGTCACCACCAGCGCCTGGGTCGACCTGGAACAGATCGTTCGCGATGTGATCTGCGATATCGGCTACACCAGCTCCGACGTCGGCTTCGACGGTGCTACCTGCGGCGTGATGAACATCATTGGCAAGCAGTCCCCCGACATCAACCAGGGCGTCGACCGCGCCAAGCCGGAAGATCAGGGCGCTGGCGACCAGGGCCTGATGTTCGGCTACGCCAGCAACGAAACCGAGGTGCTGATGCCGGCGCCGATCACCTTCTCGCACCAACTGGTCCAGCGCCAGGCCGAAGCCCGCAAATCGGGCCTGCTGCCTTGGCTGCGCCCGGACGCCAAATCCCAGGTCACCTGCCGCTACGAAGGCGGCAAGGTGGTCGGTATCGATGCCGTGGTGCTGTCGACCCAGCACAACCCCGAGGTGTCCTACAACGACCTGCGCGAAGGCGTGATGGAGCTGATCGTCAAGCACGTGCTGCCTGCCGAGTTGCTGAGCAAGGACACCCAGTTCCACATCAACCCGACCGGCCAGTTCATCATCGGTGGCCCGGTAGGTGACTGCGGCCTGACCGGCCGCAAGATCATCGTCGACAGCTACGGCGGCATGGCCCGTCACGGCGGTGGCGCGTTCTCCGGCAAGGATCCATCCAAGGTCGACCGTTCCGCCGCTTACGCCGGTCGCTACGTGGCCAAGAACATCGTTGCCGCCGGCCTGGCCGAGCGCTGCGAGATCCAGGTGTCCTACGCCATCGGCGTGGCCCAACCGACCTCGATCTCGCTGAACACCTTCGGCACCGGCAAGATCAGCGACGACAAGATCATCAAGCTGGTACGCGAAGTGTTCGACCTGCGCCCCTACGCAATCACCACCATGCTCGACCTGCTGCACCCGATGTACCAGGAAACCGCCGCCTACGGTCACTTCGGCCGGGCTCCGCAAACCAAGACCGTGGGTGACGACACCTTCACCACCTTCACTTGGGAAAAGACCGACCGCGCCGACACCCTGCGCGCCGCTGCCGGCCTGTAA
- a CDS encoding formate/nitrite transporter family protein, translating to MDAQKDGKTPGLSAQEQHEVDHNQPPRAAVLHEIIRTQGDQELERSVAALWWSALAAGLTMGLSLMGMGLLNSRLPDGEAFKVIASFGYCAGFLAVILARQQLFTENTLTAVLPVMSKPSLNNFGRLLRLWGVVLVGNLCGTLLVAYVMLHLPIFDGKTDQAFLEIGRKVMENDRAQMFAKGIISGWMIATMVWMIPSMESAKLWIIILITYLMALGDFTHIVVGSAEVSYLVFAGELPWRDFWMVFAGPTLAGNIIGGSFIFALISHAQVRSESGKPNRNADRAPAPDPRQIKK from the coding sequence ATGGACGCGCAAAAAGATGGCAAGACCCCCGGTCTCTCTGCTCAAGAGCAGCATGAGGTCGACCATAACCAGCCGCCCCGAGCGGCGGTCCTGCATGAAATCATCCGCACCCAGGGCGACCAGGAACTGGAGCGCAGTGTCGCGGCCCTCTGGTGGTCGGCCCTGGCTGCCGGCCTGACCATGGGCCTGTCGCTGATGGGCATGGGCCTGCTCAACTCCCGCCTGCCCGACGGCGAGGCCTTCAAGGTCATTGCCAGCTTTGGCTACTGCGCGGGCTTTCTGGCGGTGATTCTGGCGCGCCAGCAACTGTTCACGGAAAACACCCTGACTGCCGTGCTGCCGGTGATGAGCAAGCCGAGCCTGAACAACTTCGGGCGCTTGCTGCGCTTGTGGGGCGTGGTGCTGGTGGGCAACCTGTGCGGCACCCTGCTGGTGGCCTATGTGATGCTGCACTTACCGATTTTCGACGGCAAGACCGATCAGGCTTTTCTGGAAATCGGCCGCAAGGTCATGGAGAACGACAGAGCGCAGATGTTCGCCAAGGGCATCATCTCCGGCTGGATGATTGCCACCATGGTCTGGATGATCCCGTCCATGGAGAGCGCCAAGCTGTGGATCATCATCCTGATCACCTACCTGATGGCGCTGGGGGATTTCACTCACATCGTGGTGGGCTCGGCGGAAGTGTCCTACCTGGTATTTGCCGGCGAGTTGCCGTGGCGGGATTTCTGGATGGTGTTCGCCGGGCCGACCCTGGCCGGGAATATCATTGGAGGCAGTTTCATCTTCGCCCTGATCAGCCATGCCCAGGTGCGTAGTGAAAGTGGCAAGCCGAACAGGAACGCGGACCGGGCACCGGCGCCCGATCCGCGGCAGATCAAGAAATGA
- the ligB gene encoding NAD-dependent DNA ligase LigB — MLPRAVVLLSLTPFFAQAACPDWPVPRATDEITALQQQLQRWDSSYYRDGRSLVADELYDQARQRLLTWRQCFPQAPRAMDQPLLGAGGSIRHPIPHTGVEKLADANAVTGWLKGRDDIWAQPKVDGVAVTLIYHQGQFQQALSRGDGVHGHDWTRAAWQIEAIPKRLSRPVDLLLQGELYLRLEQHVQARSGSLKARNRVAGWMARKQLTAAEAAQIGLFVWDWPQGPATLSERLEQLAALGFAEPREYSRPIGGFADAQQWRARWYRSPLPFASDGIILRQSRRPAAERWQAKAPYWIAAWKYPYAQVLASVRQVDFRIGRTGRITPLLEIEPVTLDDRQIRRVSLGSLQRWRSLDIVPGDQVAISLAGLSIPRLDEVVLRSTLRQSIQPPREADFHFLSCWQPSPGCEEQFLARLTWLSSKQGLNLQNIGSRTWARLVETGRIKGLLDWLTLDQAELANIAGFGDRSSKRLLESLHSARQQPFPRWLKALGIPPSGSADLSGPWQALAMKSSLDWQNEAGIGAERAAQLVAFFRAPEVLALQGALNSAGIEGF, encoded by the coding sequence ATGCTGCCAAGAGCCGTTGTGCTGCTGAGCCTCACTCCATTCTTCGCCCAGGCCGCCTGCCCCGACTGGCCGGTTCCCCGTGCCACCGATGAAATCACCGCCCTGCAGCAGCAACTGCAGCGCTGGGATAGCAGCTACTACCGTGACGGCCGATCACTGGTGGCGGATGAGCTCTACGATCAGGCCCGCCAGCGCCTGCTCACCTGGCGCCAGTGCTTCCCTCAGGCTCCCCGGGCAATGGACCAGCCCCTGCTCGGCGCCGGGGGCAGCATCCGCCACCCCATCCCCCACACAGGAGTGGAAAAACTCGCCGATGCCAATGCCGTGACGGGGTGGCTCAAGGGCCGCGACGACATCTGGGCGCAACCCAAGGTCGACGGCGTAGCGGTGACCCTGATCTACCACCAGGGGCAGTTCCAGCAAGCACTCAGCCGTGGCGACGGCGTGCATGGCCATGACTGGACCCGTGCAGCCTGGCAAATCGAGGCCATACCCAAACGACTGTCACGGCCCGTCGACCTGTTGCTGCAAGGAGAGCTCTATCTGCGCCTGGAGCAGCATGTCCAGGCTCGCTCCGGCAGCCTCAAGGCGCGCAACCGGGTGGCAGGCTGGATGGCTCGCAAACAGCTGACAGCGGCGGAGGCCGCGCAGATCGGGCTGTTTGTCTGGGACTGGCCCCAGGGCCCGGCTACATTGAGCGAACGCCTGGAACAACTGGCAGCCCTGGGTTTTGCCGAACCCCGCGAGTACAGCCGACCCATAGGCGGCTTCGCCGATGCACAACAGTGGCGGGCCCGCTGGTATCGCTCGCCACTGCCCTTTGCCAGTGACGGCATCATCCTGCGGCAAAGCCGGCGTCCCGCCGCCGAACGCTGGCAGGCCAAGGCCCCATACTGGATTGCCGCCTGGAAGTACCCCTACGCCCAGGTGCTGGCCAGCGTTCGTCAAGTCGATTTTCGTATCGGCCGCACGGGGCGCATCACGCCCCTGCTGGAGATCGAGCCGGTGACCCTGGACGACCGGCAGATCCGCCGTGTCAGTCTCGGCTCACTGCAACGCTGGCGATCCCTGGATATCGTTCCCGGCGATCAGGTAGCCATCAGTCTCGCCGGGTTGAGCATCCCGCGCCTGGATGAAGTGGTACTCAGAAGCACCCTGCGCCAAAGCATCCAGCCCCCGCGAGAAGCCGACTTTCACTTCCTGAGTTGCTGGCAGCCATCACCCGGCTGCGAGGAACAATTTCTGGCCCGACTGACCTGGCTCAGCAGCAAACAAGGCCTGAACCTGCAGAATATCGGCAGCCGGACCTGGGCCCGGCTGGTTGAAACAGGCCGTATCAAAGGCCTGCTGGATTGGCTGACCCTGGATCAGGCAGAGCTTGCTAACATTGCCGGCTTTGGTGATCGCAGCAGCAAGCGTTTGCTCGAGAGCCTGCACAGCGCCAGGCAACAGCCCTTCCCACGCTGGCTCAAAGCCCTCGGCATCCCGCCCAGTGGCTCGGCCGACCTGAGCGGGCCATGGCAGGCCCTGGCCATGAAAAGCAGCCTGGACTGGCAGAATGAAGCCGGTATCGGAGCGGAGCGGGCCGCACAACTGGTGGCGTTTTTTCGCGCTCCAGAGGTCCTGGCCTTGCAAGGCGCCCTGAACAGCGCCGGTATCGAAGGTTTTTAG
- a CDS encoding c-type cytochrome has translation MTLKRLSVVLLACLTLSACGGVDPNSPLGQRKAIFKQMLKTGEDLGGMLRGRIPFDGARFAEGAVKLDSLSHEPWKHFPEVKEEDHSSATDDVWRKQARFQELARTLEAATGELVTISQVQPYKASNLGPAVQKVEDACSACHKEFRNH, from the coding sequence ATGACGCTAAAAAGACTTTCTGTTGTATTGCTGGCCTGCCTGACGCTTTCCGCCTGTGGCGGTGTCGATCCCAATTCTCCCCTGGGCCAGCGCAAGGCGATCTTCAAGCAGATGCTCAAGACCGGCGAGGACCTGGGGGGCATGTTGCGTGGGCGGATTCCTTTCGACGGCGCGCGCTTTGCCGAAGGCGCGGTGAAACTCGACAGCCTGTCCCATGAGCCGTGGAAGCACTTCCCCGAGGTCAAGGAAGAGGATCACAGCAGCGCCACCGATGACGTCTGGCGCAAGCAGGCGCGTTTCCAGGAGTTGGCCCGCACCCTGGAAGCCGCCACCGGTGAGCTGGTGACGATCAGCCAGGTCCAGCCCTACAAGGCCAGCAATCTGGGGCCGGCGGTGCAGAAGGTCGAGGATGCTTGCAGCGCCTGCCACAAAGAGTTCCGCAATCACTGA